A single window of Labrus mixtus chromosome 23, fLabMix1.1, whole genome shotgun sequence DNA harbors:
- the LOC132958906 gene encoding L-selectin-like: MEKFWLGLLCLSGWNISSCLPSQYHYVAEPMTWTEAQTYCRETYTDLATVENIEEMDQLLSTVPSLLDEHFVWIGLYSKIEWKWSDGYTESGADYRNWSPAEPNFYGREFCAVIGDSGTLFDDFCSQRYYVMCYTGKRARNKGHVQAVLL; encoded by the exons ATGGAGAAGTTCTGGCTGGGTCTCTTGTGTCTCTCAG GCTGGAACATCTCCTCATGCCTTCCCTCTCAGTACCACTATGTAGCTGAGCCTATGACTTGGACTGAAGCTCAGACCTACTGCAGAGAGACGTACACAGACCTTGCCACTGttgaaaacattgaagaaatgGATCAACTTCTCTCCACAGTTCCATCTCTGCTTGATGAACATTTTGTCTGGATCGGCCTGTACAGTAAAATCGAGTGGAAATGGTCAGACGGCTACACAGAGAGTGGGGCTGATTATAGGAACTGGTCCCCTGCAGAACCCAACTTTTACGGACGTGAATTCTGTGCTGTAATTGGAGATAGTGGAACATTGTTCGATGACTTCTGCTCTCAGAGATATTATGTtatgtgttacacaggtaagaGAGCAAGAAACAAGGGGCATGTCCAGGCTGTTTTGCTTTGA
- the LOC132958603 gene encoding putative C-type lectin domain family 20 member A: protein MSWSDAQKHCRENFIDLATVRNFNDTKKFLSWLPKRLVVWIGLYRDPDINWSNGSLSTYTYWKGSSTPLGSMSVVCGAAEMPTSGKWILSDCETKLPFVCYSPPSKQQVIKLRMKPEDSTVDLNDPAVKADILKKLQDRLKEKGLSGVTLKWKEQPDGKVFHKEEKCSQKKNDENFKLCT, encoded by the exons ATGTCTTGGTCCGATGCTCAGAAGCACTGCAGGGAGAACTTCATAGACCTGGCCACTGTGAGGAACTTCAATGACACCAAGAAGTTCCTGAGCTGGCTGCCAAAAAGACTTGTGGTATGGATTGGTTTGTACAGAGATCCTGACATTAACTGGTCTAATGGGAGTCTctccacatacacatactgGAAAGGCAGTTCAACTCCATTAGGCTCCATGAGCGTGGTTTGTGGAGCTGCGGAGATGCCAACATCAGGAAAATGGATTTTGTCTGACTGCGAAACTAAACTCCCGTTCGTTTGCTACAGCCCTCCAT CAAAACAGCAGGTGATAAAGCTCAGGATGAAGCCAGAGGACTCCACTGTGGATCTGAATGACCCTGCTGTGAAAGCAGACATACTGAAAAAG CTCCAGGACAGGCTGAAGGAGAAAGGACTGAGTGGAGTCACCCTGAAGTGGAAAGAGCAGCCTGATGGGAAAGTTTTCCACAAGGAAGAAAAATGTTCTCAGAAGAAAAACGATGAAAACTTTAAGCTCTGCACATGA